In one Winogradskyella sp. MH6 genomic region, the following are encoded:
- a CDS encoding M14 family metallopeptidase encodes MQKFLLVVLVAFGCFTLTTAQNLQSPSAFLGYDIGTQFSRHHQVIDYFKSVSEAVPNNVKVEQYGTTNERRALVLAYISSEENIKNLETIRENNLKNTGLLEGEPTNTNIAIVWLSYNVHGNEASSSEAAMLTLYKLLTERKDLLENTVVIIDPGINPDGRDRYVNWYNETKSTPYDIDQQASEHNEPWPGGRPNHYLFDLNRDWAWATQIETQERLKVYNKWMPHIHVDFHEQGPNEPYYFAPAAEPFHEIISDWQRDFQTQIGQNHAKYFDAEGWLFFTRERFDLFYPSYGDTYPTYMGAIGMTYEQGGHGMSGLGILNDEGHVLTLVERLTHHTVTGLSTVEIASKKAKQLNTEFAKFFDNSDLKYKSYVVKGNQDKLNSLKSLLSKHDIKFENTNNGKVSGYDYATGKQGTMSVDANSLVIHTNQPKGKMVKVLFEPNAKLNDSLTYDITAWSVPYAYGLDAIASTSKVSSTKTYEGKMPTVLSEAYGYVSKWNSLKDAQFLADLLKHDFRVRFTEKPFASNGKNFDRGSLIITKGDNKHLEDFLGLLNQIKQKHEQHLTQINSGFSQTTPDIGSPDIKLVNKQKVAVLSGEGTSSLSYGEIWHFFEQQLHYPLTSINTDDLSGTNLNKYNVLIIPNGYYGSVLNENNLQKINDWVQAGGKVIAIDGALRSFAGKDGFSLKYKSSDNYSSNDNLTPYADREREYTNNLITGAIFKTKIDNTHPMAFGYSKDYFTLKLGSSSYDLLDSGYNVGHLADTKVYSGFAGKDALANLGNTLVFGEERKGSGSFIYFVDNTLFRSFWENGKLFLVNSVFFVNNNAYEL; translated from the coding sequence ATGCAAAAATTTCTTTTAGTCGTATTGGTCGCTTTTGGCTGCTTTACCTTAACAACGGCACAAAATCTTCAATCACCAAGTGCATTTTTAGGTTATGATATTGGCACACAATTTAGTCGTCATCATCAAGTTATCGATTATTTTAAGTCTGTTTCTGAGGCTGTTCCAAATAATGTAAAAGTTGAACAGTACGGAACTACAAATGAGCGTAGAGCGCTTGTATTAGCTTACATTTCTTCTGAAGAAAACATAAAAAACCTCGAAACAATCCGTGAAAACAACTTAAAAAACACAGGACTTTTAGAAGGCGAACCAACCAATACCAATATTGCCATTGTTTGGCTAAGTTACAACGTACATGGTAATGAAGCATCGAGTTCTGAAGCTGCCATGCTCACGCTTTATAAGTTACTTACTGAACGAAAAGATTTACTAGAAAATACTGTAGTTATAATAGATCCAGGCATTAATCCAGATGGTAGAGACAGATATGTTAATTGGTATAACGAAACCAAAAGCACACCTTATGACATAGACCAACAGGCTAGCGAGCACAATGAGCCTTGGCCTGGCGGACGACCAAATCATTATTTATTTGATTTGAATAGAGATTGGGCTTGGGCAACACAAATTGAAACGCAAGAGCGTTTAAAAGTTTACAATAAATGGATGCCTCATATTCATGTCGATTTTCATGAGCAAGGTCCTAATGAGCCCTATTATTTTGCACCAGCTGCTGAACCATTCCATGAGATTATTAGCGATTGGCAACGTGATTTTCAGACACAAATAGGACAAAACCACGCTAAATATTTTGATGCTGAAGGTTGGTTATTCTTTACCAGAGAGCGTTTCGATTTGTTTTATCCAAGTTATGGTGATACCTACCCAACATACATGGGAGCTATTGGTATGACTTACGAACAAGGTGGTCATGGTATGTCTGGCTTAGGTATTTTAAACGATGAAGGTCATGTACTAACGTTAGTAGAGCGTTTGACGCACCATACAGTTACAGGACTTTCAACGGTTGAAATCGCTTCAAAAAAAGCAAAACAACTGAATACTGAATTTGCTAAATTCTTTGACAATAGTGATTTAAAATATAAAAGCTATGTGGTAAAAGGCAACCAAGACAAACTGAACAGCCTTAAGAGCTTATTAAGCAAACATGACATTAAATTCGAAAACACTAATAATGGGAAAGTTTCAGGTTACGATTATGCTACTGGCAAACAAGGAACTATGTCGGTTGATGCCAATTCTCTAGTAATTCACACCAATCAACCAAAAGGCAAAATGGTTAAAGTTTTGTTTGAACCTAACGCTAAATTAAACGACTCACTAACTTACGATATTACGGCCTGGTCTGTGCCATATGCATATGGTTTAGATGCTATTGCTAGCACATCTAAAGTGAGTAGTACTAAAACTTATGAAGGTAAAATGCCAACTGTGCTTTCTGAAGCTTATGGCTATGTTAGTAAATGGAATTCGCTAAAAGATGCACAGTTTTTAGCAGATTTGTTGAAGCATGATTTTAGAGTGCGATTTACTGAAAAACCATTTGCTTCTAATGGAAAAAATTTTGATAGAGGTTCACTAATTATCACCAAAGGAGACAATAAACACCTTGAAGATTTTCTTGGTTTATTAAATCAAATAAAGCAGAAACATGAACAACATTTGACTCAAATTAATTCAGGATTTTCTCAAACTACACCAGATATTGGTTCGCCAGACATTAAGCTAGTGAATAAGCAAAAGGTTGCCGTGTTATCTGGTGAAGGCACTTCTTCTTTGAGTTATGGTGAAATCTGGCACTTCTTTGAACAACAATTACATTATCCTTTAACTTCAATAAACACAGACGATTTAAGCGGAACTAATCTTAATAAATATAATGTGCTTATCATTCCAAATGGTTATTATGGTAGCGTACTTAATGAAAATAATCTGCAAAAAATTAATGATTGGGTACAAGCTGGTGGAAAAGTTATTGCTATTGATGGTGCTCTTAGAAGTTTTGCTGGCAAAGATGGTTTTAGTTTAAAATATAAATCGTCGGACAACTATAGTAGTAATGACAATCTAACACCATATGCAGATCGTGAGCGTGAATACACCAACAACCTTATTACTGGTGCTATTTTTAAAACTAAAATAGACAACACACACCCAATGGCCTTTGGTTACAGCAAAGATTATTTTACCTTAAAACTAGGGAGTTCCTCTTATGATTTATTGGATAGCGGCTATAACGTTGGGCATCTAGCTGACACTAAAGTGTATTCTGGTTTTGCTGGTAAAGATGCACTGGCTAATTTAGGTAACACTTTAGTTTTTGGTGAAGAACGTAAAGGTAGCGGTAGCTTCATCTATTTTGTAGACAATACCTTATTTAGAAGTTTTTGGGAAAACGGAAAATTATTCTTGGTGAACTCCGTTTTCTTTGTGAATAATAATGCATACGAATTATAA
- a CDS encoding VOC family protein, producing the protein MKLGAFSVSLAVKDIKASKAFYETLGFKVFAGDLDRNYLIMKNESTLIGLFQGMFENNILTFNPGWDQDANTLENYDDVRAIQKHLKSKRISFTSEADESTTGPASFVVLDPDGNAILVDQHI; encoded by the coding sequence ATGAAACTCGGAGCATTTTCAGTTAGCCTAGCTGTAAAAGATATTAAAGCCTCAAAAGCATTTTATGAGACTTTAGGATTTAAAGTGTTTGCTGGTGATTTAGATAGAAACTACCTCATCATGAAAAACGAATCCACTTTAATTGGTTTGTTTCAAGGTATGTTTGAAAACAATATTTTAACCTTTAATCCTGGATGGGATCAAGATGCCAATACGTTAGAAAATTATGATGATGTTAGAGCTATTCAAAAACATTTAAAATCTAAAAGAATTTCTTTTACCAGTGAAGCAGATGAATCTACAACAGGACCTGCAAGTTTTGTAGTTTTAGATCCTGATGGTAATGCTATTTTGGTAGACCAACATATTTAA
- a CDS encoding M16 family metallopeptidase yields MKPIKSLFLSLFVLIAISACKQNETKETTPEFKVDFEKFTLDNGLQVILHVDRSDPVAAVALTAHVGSAREKEGRTGFAHLFEHLLFLESENLGKGGLDQMSARIGGSGANGSTNRDRTNYFQTVPKDALEKMIWAEADKLGFFINTVTEPVLAKEKQVVKNEKRQSIDNRPYGHTSAVINSNLYPEGHPYNWEVIGSLEDLQNATLADVKEFYRRWYTPNNTTLTIAGDIDVEQTKAWVKKYFDEIPRGEAIPNLEKQPVNLKSTKRLFYEDNFARAPQLTMAWPTVPEYHKDSYALNVLTSYLSDGKKAPLNKVLIDDEKLTDNVSFYQYNSELAGQLMLTVTAFDQTDLNTVASAIKNGLKDFELNGISEKDLNRIKAGQETDFYRGLSSVLGKGFQLAQYEIFAGDPGFINQDVKNILAVTPEDVMRVYNTYIKDKNFIATSFVPKGQKSLVLDNSQLADIKEEKIVEGAEETFDASIAATYEKTPSSFDRSVEPPYGSSPELNIPTVWKKELESGVKVYGIENNEVPLVQFEIQIAGGLLLENKDQVGVSNLLANLMTKGTKNKTTEELENAIESIGASIYSYATEESIIISGTTLSKHFDKTMDLVNEVLLEPRWDEAEFELLKQSTISNIQRSKANPNSIASDEFSKLLYGENNILAYNNRGTEASVNSIDLIDLKNYYNKNLSPQLTNFHVVGAISEQDVVKALDKIDTTWESKDVAITELPMPLYPEKSTVYFYDVPGAKQSVIRFGYPSVKATHKDFYLANVMNYRLGGGGFASQLTQELREGKGYTYGIRSRFSGSQYVGEYTISSGIRTNVTYEASSLIKQILEDYGKNYNEEDLEVTKGYTIKSTARAFETLGAKLDMLSNISNYELSDDYAKQRETLVKELTVDDVKTLITHYIKPNQMIYLIVGDAETQLDKLEALGFGKPVLLNQNENLE; encoded by the coding sequence ATGAAACCAATTAAATCCTTATTTCTAAGTCTATTTGTTTTAATAGCTATATCAGCTTGTAAACAAAACGAAACCAAAGAAACCACACCAGAATTTAAAGTTGATTTTGAAAAATTCACTTTAGATAATGGCTTACAAGTTATACTACATGTAGACCGATCAGATCCTGTTGCTGCAGTAGCATTAACAGCTCACGTTGGTTCTGCAAGAGAAAAGGAAGGTCGTACTGGTTTTGCTCACCTTTTTGAACACTTATTATTTTTAGAATCGGAAAACTTAGGCAAAGGTGGACTCGACCAAATGAGTGCGCGTATCGGAGGTTCTGGAGCTAATGGTTCTACAAACAGAGATAGAACTAACTACTTTCAAACCGTACCTAAAGACGCTTTGGAAAAAATGATTTGGGCAGAAGCCGATAAACTCGGTTTCTTTATCAATACAGTTACCGAGCCTGTTTTAGCAAAAGAAAAACAAGTCGTTAAAAACGAAAAACGTCAAAGCATAGACAACAGACCTTATGGACATACATCAGCAGTCATCAACAGCAATCTTTATCCAGAAGGACATCCTTATAACTGGGAAGTTATTGGTTCTCTTGAAGATTTACAGAATGCCACATTAGCCGACGTTAAAGAATTTTACAGACGTTGGTACACACCAAATAACACTACCTTAACCATTGCTGGAGATATTGATGTAGAGCAAACCAAAGCATGGGTAAAAAAGTACTTTGATGAAATTCCAAGAGGTGAAGCTATTCCTAATCTAGAAAAACAACCTGTAAACTTAAAGTCAACAAAACGCTTATTCTACGAAGACAACTTTGCAAGAGCTCCACAATTAACAATGGCCTGGCCAACCGTACCTGAGTACCACAAAGATTCTTATGCCTTAAATGTACTAACAAGCTATTTATCTGATGGCAAAAAAGCACCTTTAAACAAAGTACTAATTGATGACGAGAAGCTTACAGACAATGTATCTTTTTATCAATATAACTCAGAATTAGCCGGACAATTAATGCTTACCGTTACAGCATTTGATCAAACCGATTTAAATACTGTTGCCTCAGCTATTAAAAACGGATTAAAAGATTTTGAACTTAATGGAATTTCTGAAAAAGACCTGAATCGTATTAAAGCCGGACAAGAAACCGATTTTTACCGAGGTTTATCTAGTGTTTTGGGCAAAGGATTTCAATTAGCACAATACGAAATATTTGCTGGAGATCCTGGCTTCATTAATCAAGATGTAAAAAACATTCTTGCTGTAACACCAGAGGATGTAATGCGAGTTTACAACACCTACATAAAGGACAAAAACTTTATAGCAACAAGCTTTGTTCCAAAAGGACAAAAGAGCTTGGTATTGGATAATTCGCAATTAGCTGATATTAAAGAAGAAAAAATTGTTGAAGGAGCTGAGGAAACCTTTGATGCAAGTATAGCTGCTACTTATGAAAAAACACCAAGTAGTTTCGACAGAAGCGTAGAACCGCCATATGGATCAAGTCCTGAACTAAATATCCCTACCGTTTGGAAAAAAGAATTAGAGTCTGGTGTTAAAGTTTATGGTATAGAAAATAACGAAGTGCCTTTAGTACAGTTTGAAATACAAATTGCAGGAGGCTTACTATTAGAAAACAAGGACCAAGTTGGTGTGTCTAACCTTTTAGCAAATCTCATGACAAAAGGCACAAAAAACAAAACCACAGAAGAACTTGAAAATGCCATAGAAAGTATTGGAGCAAGTATTTATAGTTATGCCACAGAAGAAAGTATTATTATCTCTGGCACGACACTTTCAAAGCATTTTGATAAAACAATGGATTTAGTTAACGAAGTTTTATTAGAACCACGTTGGGATGAAGCTGAATTTGAACTTTTAAAACAAAGTACCATCAGCAATATTCAACGTAGCAAGGCTAATCCTAATAGTATTGCTTCTGATGAATTTTCGAAATTACTTTATGGAGAAAATAATATTTTAGCTTACAACAATAGAGGTACCGAAGCCTCTGTAAATAGTATTGACTTAATAGATCTAAAAAATTATTACAACAAAAACTTATCACCACAGCTTACCAATTTTCATGTTGTTGGTGCTATATCAGAACAAGATGTTGTAAAAGCTTTAGACAAAATTGATACAACTTGGGAATCAAAAGACGTTGCTATTACTGAATTACCAATGCCACTATATCCTGAAAAATCTACAGTTTATTTCTATGATGTGCCTGGTGCAAAGCAATCGGTAATTCGCTTTGGATATCCATCTGTAAAAGCAACACATAAGGACTTTTATCTTGCCAATGTAATGAACTATCGTTTAGGCGGAGGTGGTTTTGCTTCACAATTAACACAAGAGTTAAGAGAAGGCAAAGGCTATACTTATGGTATAAGATCTCGTTTTTCTGGCTCTCAGTATGTTGGCGAATATACCATAAGCAGTGGTATACGTACCAATGTAACGTATGAAGCTTCTAGCTTGATAAAACAAATCTTAGAAGATTATGGAAAAAACTATAATGAGGAAGACCTAGAAGTTACCAAAGGCTACACCATTAAAAGTACTGCCAGAGCTTTTGAAACTTTGGGAGCCAAGTTAGATATGCTTAGCAATATTAGCAATTATGAATTATCTGATGACTACGCTAAACAACGTGAAACTCTTGTAAAAGAGTTAACTGTAGATGATGTAAAAACTTTGATAACGCATTACATTAAACCTAACCAAATGATTTATTTAATTGTTGGAGATGCCGAAACACAATTAGATAAATTGGAAGCTTTAGGTTTTGGAAAGCCTGTGTTATTAAACCAAAATGAAAATTTAGAATAA
- a CDS encoding DUF4287 domain-containing protein, which produces MSDALQTMINNMPEKTGKSLEEWKKILKGKAFTKHSEGVNFLKKEHGVTHGFANTIVTLSKEENNSSDEDLVTNQYKGKESLFPIYEKLLPIVKGFGNDVTVTPKKGSVSIIRKRQFVLIKPATKTRIDLGLKLPNKPTTDRLGDSGPFGSMCTHRVQLTSVDDVDNELIGWMQEAYNLAD; this is translated from the coding sequence ATGAGCGACGCATTACAAACAATGATTAACAACATGCCAGAGAAAACTGGTAAGTCATTAGAAGAATGGAAAAAAATCCTAAAAGGAAAAGCATTTACAAAACACTCGGAAGGTGTTAACTTTTTGAAGAAAGAACACGGTGTTACCCACGGTTTTGCCAATACTATTGTAACACTTTCTAAGGAAGAAAATAATTCTTCTGATGAAGACCTAGTAACCAATCAATATAAAGGCAAAGAAAGTTTGTTTCCTATTTATGAAAAGTTACTACCTATAGTAAAAGGCTTTGGAAATGACGTTACTGTAACACCTAAGAAAGGTAGTGTTAGTATTATTAGAAAACGTCAATTTGTTTTAATAAAACCTGCTACCAAAACACGCATTGATCTGGGTTTAAAACTTCCTAATAAACCAACAACTGACAGACTTGGCGACTCTGGACCTTTTGGTTCAATGTGTACGCATCGTGTTCAACTGACTTCGGTAGATGATGTTGACAACGAGTTGATCGGTTGGATGCAAGAAGCTTATAATTTGGCAGATTAA